The DNA sequence ATTAAGTACTTAGGCTATGCAGCTAACAAGCTAAAGTCATTTGCCCTAGCCAGCGTAGGTAGCTTCTTCTTAGCTGCCTGTTCCTGTACAGTAATTCCTGTTGCCAGTGGGCTATATTATAGGGGAAGCGGAATTGGACCTGCCTTTATTCTTTTATGGGTAGCTCCCGCAGCAAATGTTCTGGCGCTTTTATACACGGGTGCGATTTTGGGCTATGAAATGGTAGGTTCCAGAGTTATCTCAGCAATTCTTATGGCATTTATCGTTGGACTGATTATGAATTTTGTTTTCAGAAAGAGCGAAGAAAAAAGAATAATTAATAACAGCGATAACCCGAAAGGAAAAGTAATCGGGTCGCGTGACCTTATCCTGATCCTTTTGATTTTGTTAACACTGCTTTTGCCAAATTACCTGATAAGAAAAGGCCCCTATGTCCATAAAGTTATTGTCTGGGCAATAGCGACTATGATAATGATTATTTATGCTCTAAGAGTAAAGACAAAAGATGAATTAAGAAATTGGCTGCGCGAGACCTTCTTTTTTGTAAGGATAATATTTCCTTTACTTCTTTTAGGTGTTTTTATCGTGGGTATCATCGGAAAGATTTTACCGCAAGAGTGGATTCAGAACTATTTGGGAGGCTCATCTTTAGGCGCTTCGTTCCTGGCAACTCTAATTGGGGCGGTAAGTTATTTTGCCACTATGACTGAAGCGCCTTTTGTGGATACTTTAATGAAACTGGGCATGGGGAAAGGTCCAGCTTTGGCATTATTATTGACTGGTCCGGGTATCAGTCTTCCTAACTGGCTGGCAATAGCCAGAGTGTTTGGTGCCAAAAAGGCAATTTGCTATGTGTTGACGATAATTGCGTTGGGAACTTTTGTGGGTTGGTTTTTTGGGAACTTCATATTCTAAAAAGTTGAAAAGGAGAAAAAAAATGAAGATTGAAGTTGTAGGTCCGGGATGTCCAAGATGTAAAGCGACAGAGAAAAATGTAAACGAGGCTCTTAAGGAATTGGGTATCGACGCCGAAGTTACTCATGTTCATGATATGGGTGAAATGGCAAAGAGAGGAGTAATGTTTACTCCCGCTCTGATTGTGGACGGTCAGATTAAGACTTCCGGCAAGATTCCTACAGTAGGTGAGATAAAAAATATTTTGTCTTCCGATAAATAAGCAAATGAAAGAAAAAGTTGTTATCAGTCTAAATCAAAAAGAACAGATTGAACTTGAGCGAATTACAACTGATGGGGACGAAAAGCAAGCTTTGGAGTT is a window from the bacterium genome containing:
- a CDS encoding permease, translated to MFFDLIFAGLLALKEYIAEHVVTCLVPAFLLAGAMVSFVSKETIIKYLGYAANKLKSFALASVGSFFLAACSCTVIPVASGLYYRGSGIGPAFILLWVAPAANVLALLYTGAILGYEMVGSRVISAILMAFIVGLIMNFVFRKSEEKRIINNSDNPKGKVIGSRDLILILLILLTLLLPNYLIRKGPYVHKVIVWAIATMIMIIYALRVKTKDELRNWLRETFFFVRIIFPLLLLGVFIVGIIGKILPQEWIQNYLGGSSLGASFLATLIGAVSYFATMTEAPFVDTLMKLGMGKGPALALLLTGPGISLPNWLAIARVFGAKKAICYVLTIIALGTFVGWFFGNFIF
- a CDS encoding thioredoxin family protein, translated to MKIEVVGPGCPRCKATEKNVNEALKELGIDAEVTHVHDMGEMAKRGVMFTPALIVDGQIKTSGKIPTVGEIKNILSSDK